ACCGTTAATGCATTATACAACGCAATAGCAACTtatgcattatatataacCCCCCCCCGTTTATGAAGTAACTCTCCCCTCTGCTCTGTATAAGACTGAGCAGCTATTTTTTGTACCccgctttttttcattcttgatttttttctgttcgcCACCgctttaaaatgaatatgaaCGTTCGACACGTTTCTACAatgatatataatttttattacacgctatattataaaaggttcaccaaaaaaaaaaaaaaaggattagcTTAAAGTACACCCCTCTTTGCTGCGAATACCTGCACAACATGTGGGTAGAGTAAACAAAATTATCCACATGTAGAGTAAAAGTTATTACATGTTCATGCCTATCTCTCTGCTCTCGCCgtatatatgatattatGCCACCACCACGCACCATATTAAATAAGTACCCCCTCGTGTGTTAAATCGTTCTGTGCCTTCATTTGTAGCGCCGTATAAAACATAACTAATAAGAACTGCACGCAATATACACACACCTACATAACCATAGAAGTACATGCACATAATATACCACTCATTATTATATGTGAACAGTGCACCCCTCCCCTTGGATACTTTACCCTTAGCAAACACAAATAATGCTGTGTCGTTAAATTTGAATTTGCCCTTACGTAATTAAAGCATCCCATTTTGTAACTTCGAAACGTGcacttataaaattatatagcACAAATTATAATTGTTATACACCTTTATTTATATCCCCcctatattatatatattttttgacacccatattttatatcattaaTAACCCTGCAAAATGGAGGCGCGAAGAAAATACTACTATTGCCACTCCCTCCTTAGTATTGGCACCCTTCTCTTCTTCATAAGCACATTTCAGCTGTGCTCATCATCTCAACTTGAGCTTGAGCCGGCCCCTGATTATGAATCTACCTCCCCAACGGTACCGGTACGTTTACTATTGCATGATGATTATGCACCCAACGCAGAAGATATGTTCGGTCCGGAAGCCTCACAAGTTATGACAAATCTGTATGAAACCATAGACGAAGACGGAACAACAACGGATGGTTATCAAAACGGATCCGATGATGACCAATCCAACCAGAGTGATAGCAACGACGACGCCGTTATGCTGAACTATTTGAGCAACGAAACGGATAGCTTTGATGAGTTGATCGACGAAATTGATAAccataaaaagaagaaaaaaatctatTCCCCATTAAGAAAACCCGTATTAAAAAGATCCGATAGCTCCGACTCCCTCAGCGATTATGAACTCGATGAAGTACTTAGACAAACGGAAAACGAAccagaagaagatgaagattTAGATTTATCTTTAGAAGATTCATTCGAAGTGATAAATTATCCTTGGAAAGATATACTGGAAAGCTCCCCATATAGTACCGACCACACAAATGAAGAAGACTTTTCCTCACTTGAAGAACTCGAATTGGAGGATCCTGTGCAAGAAATGAATTTTGGAAAGCTCAAATTCTTTGAAATAGGAGATCCCGACTTGTTAATAAGAAAAACGCCTATCACACCTAATACAAAAACCAAAAGTGgcttagaaaaaaatggaaacaacACAGAAGCATCTAACATAAATCAgcatgaaaaagaaaaaatggacaagaGAAAACGCAGAACACATAAACAGTTTAAAAATCCAATTGAAAACTTTTCAGTTACTACCACCTATgacgattttttaaaacaaaacggCTTGAGAGACCACCCATCCAAACATCAGAAGGATAGTAGCGAACCTTTTGTACTAGACCAATACAACTATAGGAATGCAAAGTTCAAAAATGTGAGATTTTACATATTAAGAATGCTCTATGATAACATAAAAGACATAGGTCTAAAGGAATTTCAATATTTGAAAAGTCACAAATATGAAGTCGAAGAATTTAtcaaaaacattttaagaaataatcTCATATGCCTCACATTTTCACAAGAAGATCACCTGTTTAATGATGCTCACCTGTTGATAGAAAAAGCCAGCATCAAAAGTGAGTAAGCAtgacatatataatataagtGCGATGGAACTGCCACCACACCGAATATACCTCATACCATATACCACATACATACCATACACCATAAGAGAAGTCCTTTTTTAACGTGCAccacaattttgttacacagatatatgcacataattaaaattgaaaaccTAAATGAATAACCATGCACCTATATTTATGTACCCTATTCATTAACGCAACGGATTCGTTCCGTcaacaaaatgtaaaattatgaataataacggcttcccccaaaaaataacatatatatgcatgcagTACAGCTCCACCATTTGCCACACCCCACATGaacattatttttccataaGCGTTCCCCGCacgtttacaaaaaataatcaccAATGTACACACCTTTCCCTTAACCGTAAATTAACTGACCAGAGTATAACCCAATAACGTACCACCATAGCACCATAGAAGTATGCAGCCCCATTTCGCAGCACATAAGCGAACCCTCATAACCTCTAATTAAAGAACTTAGCCAAATTTGAACAGCCGACATGTATAGAAAATACCACGTGGTATTTATAcatgaacatatatatacataagtatatatacaaatgaaCGTTGTGAAAGTCCCTCGTTACTTTATACCATATTACACcctaaaattattttcccccaattttacccctatttttttcgtgAACAACACTCATTTTTGACCTATATGCTTTCATCAGCATATCGACTGCCACCTGAAAGTACGCAATACGCAATACGCAAATGAAAGTTTAACCCTTTATACATGTtacgtttttcattttaaattttcatacCGTAATTAATATTAGCCTTACATTCATATGATAACAAATACGTATGTATTGTGTGTCCTTACATCAACAACGTATTTTCAATATGCCGACGTTTTGTACTTCTGCACCTTATTACTATGAACTAAAACCAGGATATAGTACCTTGCACGAATAAACCCTAACCCTATTGTTATAGTAAATTATCCACAGCACGAACATTAACTTAATGAATAACCTGAAAATAATATCCTGAAAATAATATCCTGAAAATAATATCCTGAAAATAATATCCTGAAAATAATATCCTGAAAAGAATATCCTGAAAAGAATATCCTGAAAAGAATATCCTGAAAAGAATATCCTGAAAAGAATATCCTGAAAAGAATATCCTGAAAAGAATAtcctgaaaaaaataacctaaaaagaataacctgaaaaaaataacctaaAAAGAATAACCTGAAAAGAATAACCTGAAAAGAATAACCTAAATAATAACCTAAAGAATAACCTGACAAGAATAACCTAAAGAATAACCTAAAGAATAACATGAGGAATAACATGAAGAATGACCTGAAAAGAATGAcctgataaaaaataacacaaacatgaaaaaaaacacaaacacaaacatgaaaaaaaacacaaacacaaacatgaaaaaaaacacaaacattaacatgaaaaaaagacaaaaaataaaacaaacatGAACATAGAAACCACACTACTCGAAATACCTCCACATATCCACCGCATATCCACATATCCACCGCATATCCACATATCCACCGCATATCCATATCCACCGCATATCCACATATCCACCACAAACCGCATATCCACCATCACACCGCATATCCACCATcacaccgcttaaccgcttaaccgcctAGCCGCTCAAGCGAATACCCTCCAAAATGTTGATTGATTAAAATTGTACCGCACTAACACGAAGAGCCGCAGCCACTCCACATTactatgcttttttttgttgtaattttttcttatatcaCTGAGGATAAGCCTCAACAGATCGTAAAACAAAGTTTACTTTCATGTTTACAGCACCCCGGGATGAAGTTAGTAGTCTACAAACACAGATAAATCTTTTTTgttgttaaaataatatttaacatttacTGGTGTGAACGTTTTTGCAAACGCCACTCAGTGCTAATGTTAGTAGGATTAATAATGCACCGGATGAAACACGGCctgcatatataatttctCTTTTACATCGAcggtaaaaaatttgttacaAAAAAGATCGTGATAATATTGTTTAATCAGCATGGGTTCTGGCTTAAGAGGCGTTCAGCCATTATCCAACAGACTTAGCTTCGCAACACTGGTTTGTCAACCAATTGCTGTACCAATTGTCTGAACCAACTAATCCTCTCGTACCAAGTTGGA
Above is a genomic segment from Plasmodium vivax chromosome 5, whole genome shotgun sequence containing:
- a CDS encoding hypothetical protein, conserved (encoded by transcript PVX_088860A); amino-acid sequence: MEARRKYYYCHSLLSIGTLLFFISTFQLCSSSQLELEPAPDYESTSPTVPVRLLLHDDYAPNAEDMFGPEASQVMTNLYETIDEDGTTTDGYQNGSDDDQSNQSDSNDDAVMLNYLSNETDSFDELIDEIDNHKKKKKIYSPLRKPVLKRSDSSDSLSDYELDEVLRQTENEPEEDEDLDLSLEDSFEVINYPWKDILESSPYSTDHTNEEDFSSLEELELEDPVQEMNFGKLKFFEIGDPDLLIRKTPITPNTKTKSGLEKNGNNTEASNINQHEKEKMDKRKRRTHKQFKNPIENFSVTTTYDDFLKQNGLRDHPSKHQKDSSEPFVLDQYNYRNAKFKNVRFYILRMLYDNIKDIGLKEFQYLKSHKYEVEEFIKNILRNNLICLTFSQEDHLFNDAHLLIEKASIKSE